CTTGTAGCAGCCGCAGGGAAAAGCGCATTAATAAAGGGCAACTGGATCAAAAGAGGCGCTATCGTAATCGATGTGGGTATTAATGCGAAAGGTGGCGTAATAACGGGCGACGTAGAATTTGACAAGGCGAAGAAAAAGGCAGCTTACATTACGCCTGTACCGGGAGGCGTGGGGC
Above is a genomic segment from Candidatus Omnitrophota bacterium containing:
- a CDS encoding bifunctional methylenetetrahydrofolate dehydrogenase/methenyltetrahydrofolate cyclohydrolase — its product is LVAAAGKSALIKGNWIKRGAIVIDVGINAKGGVITGDVEFDKAKKKAAYITPVPGGVGPVTTVMLMKNLVELYKTQRKEQ